The genomic DNA TGCATAAACCGTCATGCACCAAAAGGCCGACACGCTGATTATCTAATAAACAATTACGCAGCTCCAACCTAAtttctgtgttttgaaaaaaGGGAAAGGGGAATGTTGGCAAAGGAGGCAAGAATCCTGGCCTTGAGGCCAGCTATCAGATGTAGGATGTTAGACCACATTATTATAACATTTTCCCCTTTCACAAGAGAGCAAACGTTTTAACAGCATTATCTGCATGAAGAATgggaattctgaaaaaaaaaaaaaaaaatttaaaatatcggTGGAAAGGAAAAGGGTTCATCTTAGGGTTAGTGCGTGTCTGAGACAGCGTAACTCAGAAACGTTTCTTCTGTTTACTGACCTTCTCTTCACCTGGGATGGTTTCCTTGAAGACAGCCGCACTTTGTGAATCATTCATTAAAAAGACTGCCTTTGCCACTCAGAGTGGGAGGTCCGCGATCAGATGGCGGTGGTCAGAGGCACTCAGAGCAGGCGGGAGAGAGGGAGTCTCCTGACAGTGGCTTGTGTAAATCGGCCATGGGCCATGCTAGGCGCTGGAGACACCCCAGCAAGGCTCTCCCGGGCAGCCAGGCCCAGCAAAGAATCCAGGATCGCCTGGGCCAACTGCCACTGGAGTTGGCTTCACTTGCCCTGATGTGCCCACTGCAGGCGACATCGATCCTATGCTTAACATCTCCAGGATCAGAGAACTCACAGCTCTGATTAGAACGTTTTTCTTTACGTTGAAACCAAGTCGCCTCTCCCATGGATCTCCACCACCTCTGTAACCCAGAACATTCTAGactctcattcataaaatggcCTTTCAATAAGACCAGCCTGTTCTGGGCAAACCATCCCAATTCATTCCTGAAGTCCTTCCTTCCACAACCATTTGGCATGCATTCATGCCACTGTCATCCTTCCTCTTCAAGCAGGTCAGCAGTTACTGCCCCTTTAAGGGgtatccccacccccacccctgcttttGAACACAGTACTGAATTCTGAAGAACAGAGCAGGACGGTGACCTCCATCATTCTAGATACTCTCCCAGCTCTGACTCTTTCTGGCTACGGGACACTGTGTGGGCAGcttacttaatctctttgtgctttacttttcttatctgtaaaatgggtggaTATCACCAGTTCCTGCAGGCATGTTAGGAAGAAGTTAACGTGTGCAAAGTGCCCATGTGGCTGGCGCAAAAAGCCCTCCTTAAGCGGGAGTCCCAGCAATAAGTGAGCATCATCACGCTCCTGTGGATGCAACTGTCGACTTAGAGATGCTGTTGCTAAGCCCCTCTCTTCACTGATGCGGCTGGGTTTTGCATCGGGACAGAAAAGAGGAGCGATGTTGCTGTCTGCGACATCTGAGACACAGACCAAGAGAATCTGCGAGGGATGAGGAATGGGAGACCAGCTATTGACTTGAAGGCTGAGCATGCTCCCTATGAGGACGATCCGACAGCCAGAGCTGGACCACAAAATTCAGAACAGAGATGGTCAGGCGGCTGCCAGGATAAACGGCAAGGAAGAGTGAGGTCCTGGGAAGTTCAGATTTTCTGACTGAAGACTCATTATCCAGATACGCGTAAAAATATACTAGACAACCCAGCACCTCCAtctctgggtatataccccaaataactgaaagcagggtctcaaagaggtATTTTTACAcacgtgttcacagcagcattatttacactagctaaaaggtggaagtaacccaagtggacatccacaggtgaatggataaacaaaatgtggtctatacatacaatgcactatgattcagccttaaaaaggaagggagttCTGACATATGCAATAACacggatgaatcttgaggacatcatgctaagtgaacgCTAcagactgaacgtttgtgtccccccaaattcctatgtcgAGCCTGATCCCCAAGGGACGGtactaggaggtggggcctctgggggcGGGAAgaaggtcatgagggcagagccctcaggaATGCGATTAGTGTTCGCATAAAAGACCCTACAGAGACCCTTTCCCCTTccaccttgtgaggacacagtgagaagatggccgtcTACGAACCAGGAAGTGGTTCCTCACCCGACACCGAATCTGccggtgccttgatcttggacttcccagccaccaaaactgtgagaaataaatttctgtcatttataagccACCTGGCCTATGGtattgttacggcagcctgaaaAGACTGAGACAGTGAATCAGCCGGTCACAAAAAAGACACATAGGGTATGGTTTCACGTATATGAGATATTTCAAGTAGactgacagagacagaaagtagaatggggtggccaggggctgagaagaggagaatggggagccgttgtttaatgggtacagagttttaaTTTTGCACGGTGAAAAGCGCTACGGAgattgcacaacaacgtgaatgcgGTTAGCACCACTGAACCGcgcacttaaaatggttaagacggtacATTTTCTGTTATGTGTCTtgtatcacaattaaaaattaaagcacaatgagagaaaaaagctATAGCAGCGGctcgcccggtggcacagtggttaagttcccacattctgcttcagcggcccggggtttgccagtttggatcccgggtgtggacatggcacctcttggcaagccatgctgtggcaggcgtctcacatataaagtagaggaagatgggcacggatgttagctcagggccagtcttcctcagcaaaaagaggaggattggcagcagatgttagctcagggctgatcttcctcaacaacaacaacaacaaaaaaaagagctCTAGCAGAAATGGACAAGGAAAATACTGCCCATGATTTCACAAGCCTTATGAAATTGCTCAAAAGTCTTGTTCTTGTGCAAATCCTGCATGTTAGCTGTTGAATCCTGTTTTCTAAAACCTCTCTCCCTGAGGCCTGTTATCTGGAAGTAGAGCATATAGCCTtcaagagcacaggctttgggacAAGGATTTGGGGGGTCTGCCCTTGGCAGGGCGACCCTGTCAGATGACTGATAACCTCTTTcacctttagttttctttctttttttgaggaagattaaccctgagctaacatctgctgccaatcctcctctttttgctgaggaagactggccctgagctaacatccgtgcccatcttcctctactttatatgtgggacgcctaccacagcatggcttgccaagcagtgccatgtctgcacctgggatccgaaccgacaaaccctgggccactcaatcggaacatgcaaacttaaccgctgccccactgggctggccctacctGTAGGTTTCTTATCTGCATGGTTGCTGTGATGACAAAATGGAACAGTCTATGCAAAGCTCTCAGCACTGGCCTGACGCACAGTTAAGGTGTAAGACATATTAGCCACCATTATCCTTGTTGTTGGATCTTACCTGAACGTCATAAAGGAACTGGAAACGACTTCCTTCACTTGCGGCTTCTCTCACAGCCCGAGCCAGGTCCACCGACCCTTTTCCGCCAACCGACCAGTGATAGCAGGGGACCGCATCAAAGGCACCAGCCCGCTTCGCGAGCTCACACACCAAGTCTATCTCAGCACGGGTGTCGGTCCTAGTGATGAAAACGTTTGTggttttgcatctgtattcatttAGTGATGTTTTTCAAGAAAGACTAGCTGCTTCTCCAGATCTTTGCTCCTTAACACTGAATATATTCTAAACATCAAAAGTGGTTACATTGTGTTTAAATAAATCAGACTTAAAGAAAAGCATGGGAAAAAAATCCTCTCACAGGACGCAAATATTTCAAGTTGTTAAGGGTTTTATCGAGAAAATTCCATAAGGTTTCTCTTTGATCATCCAGTCTTTCAGACAGAAATGCTGggtgggattaaaaaaaaaaaagccaaagaaatggTAACTGACTATATAGATTTCATCTCCCTAATAACATTTGAGAACACTTTAGCTACAATGAAACCAATCTAAatcaaaccaaccaaacaaacagaaagagctGAGTATTTCTGTATACTTTGAGATGAAGCAGAGAAAGACCAAACAGCCACGAGACACAAATACAGTTCACAGGGTGGCCCAGTGAAATGGCCGCATTTAAAGCAGGGGGCTTAACTTACTTAAAGACATTGAGGGCCACGACAACTGGAACCCCAAAGAGCTGAGTGATCTGAATCTGCTTCTGAAGGTTACAGCAGCCGTCTGCCACCAGCGGGATGTTCTGCAAGAAAACCAGACCCCATGGATCTCCTCCCACCAAACCGGCCAAAGGAAACTGGCAGGCCCACTTGGGCAGGTATTGCTTCCGTCTTTGCTCACTTTACTGTCCTAGGAGCTATGAAAGAAGACTATAAATCACTTTCTCCTCCAAGAAAGAtggctgcagagggaggaggcTCATTTTCGAAATCATTTCTAAGATTATTCTGGGTCCCTTGGCATATTTGGGTTTTGAGCCAGGCAGCTATTTCTGCTGCTGACTGTCGGCCAGCACATAAGCGAGGTGCCCACGCTCTGAAGGCTGGTGGACAGGAAGGCACGAGGCCCAGGGAGGGCGAGCAGCGCTGTCCAGCTACGCTCTGCTCCAGTCCCTGGTGCCACCTGTAGGAGGCAAGAGGTACTGCTGCCAGTAAATCGAAGTCTGTTTACAGAAAGCAGTCGGGTAGCCTCAGCAAGTCATAAAGCCAGTTGTGTATCCTCCAAGGTCAGCTTTTTCCGTATCAAAAGAACACGTGGGAATAAGCCTCATGTTTGTTTCTGTGCTGGGGACTGTGAGCTCCCGCTCTGATGGCTGCCCAGGGCGTGGGGACCGCACAGAAAGCCTGCATCCACCATTTCTCAAGATCGAAGAGTTAACGGAATGGATCTCATCTCTTCCCCCGACCCGTTCCCTCTTGGGTTTTTGGAAAAGCACTAAGAGGCCACGGGTCTAGGACGCATTCACTGATTGAGAATCAACTGCAAGCCAGTGGTTAACCGGAACGGAACGATTCTTCACATTAGCCTTTTAAACAGCCACTCTTACCTCCTCTGTATATTCTCTCTTCAGAGGGATACCAGCAGTTACCTGAGACAAGagacaaaattaagaataatctGATTAAAATGCTTACTCTAATTGATACAGAtctgaaggaaaaacaaatcatGGTCGCTTTGGGGGAAGGTACATTTAAAAGCACACTTTGTTTCCTCTAAACGGAACTGGCAGCCCCGGCCGAACATAAAGTCTTGTGGGAAGATTTCACCAAACACTggggcctgggccccacccagaccaATTACACCAGGGCTTCTGGGAGGGGGACCCAGGACCAGTAAGATTTAAAAACTCCTCAGGTGACTCTAATTTGACCCAATATTATGACCTTTCATACTGTTGCCCATTATCTCAGCATAAAGTGTAATCTGTAAATGATTAAATACCCAATTTACACAAAGTGCATCATCATTCTAAATAAATTCTAAACCACTGTGAAGTGATtgccattacttttttttttttcaatttgtccATATGCAGCTTTATTCTGAATTAACCACCTATCAAGAGTGCAGGTCcaaagagtagaaaaaaataaaggagccCATCCAAAAAAGTTCCCTGGCAAGTGTGAAGGAGGGCATGACGTTAGGAGCCATGTTTAGGAAAAGAAATGTTGTCCAGCTTGTGAATGCCATTTTTGTCAATGATTCGAACACTGAAGGCTGGCAGATTCAGGATGAAGTGTTTCTGGAGCTCCTCTAGACATTTCCTAAGAAGCTCCACTGCCCTCTCACGTGAGAGAGTTGGTGTGTAGTATCGGTCCAGGATACTGAGAGTCAGAAAGGCACCATAGCCGTGGGCTGCGAAAGGGGCCTTGGCCAAGGCGGCCAGGTAGTCCATGTAGTAGAGAGCTGGAGCCTCATGCTCATTGTAGCCAGCCAGGAGGAGGTTGACATGATATGGAGTCCGACTCCGGAGACAGTCAGTCAGGTTTCGGCGTGTGAAATTAGCTGCTGCTGTGGGAGACAATTCATAACCATTTCGCATCTTGTAAAGTTGCacatttttctgaatatattctgCAAACTGTGCAGTGTCTCCAGCCTCTCCAACACATAGGAGTAAGATTTTTTCACTCATCTTAAACATCTTGTCATGATCGTCCTTCATCTGGACAATATTGCAAGCGGCCACCGGGACGGAGGCAACAAGGACATAGTCGGGGCCCTGGATGCCGATGAGGTACTCCATGCTGGTGggtggcaggaggctgggggctgcagCTTCAACAGAGTGCCTGATTGCCgttacttttgcttttatttggcCTAGTTACTCACAATAACCTGTGGGGTTGGCAgtttaaagatggggaaattgaaaaagctgggagaaggcaggagtcttgcccaaggttacacagcaaaTGAGAGGCAGACGGGGACCTGAACATCATGGGGTTCTGAAACCCCAATCTAGTACCTTTCCACAATCCCACGCTGTTATTGTGTGGAGCCCGCTGCTGGTTTTGGTGGGAAACACGACGGGGCATTTGGATTCTCTGAGCACGTGGTGACTTACTCTCCTCTCAGTAGGAGAGACCTTGAGAATATCAGAAAGCCTTTGGAAAGAAGTTGCCTCTGTGACAAATTGTTTTTCGATAACTTGTGGGAACATAATGAAGTATTTTCAGAAGGGTTTTCCAGCAGTGGCGTAGACAAAATTGGAACAACTAAAAtgctagattaaaaaaagaacgTAAAGCATTGCTGAGCTTGTACACATGCAAAGTTCCACAGAATCAAAAATTAAGCAAAAGCAGGAAGAATGGATTGTATACAAATGCCAAAAAGTAGAGaggatcaataaaactgaaaattggtTCCTAAAAAGACTAACAAAATCGACAACACTCtggtaagatttttaaaaaaaagaatgaaaaaatgttaTAACTGAATGTGCTGTAGACAGAATTAATAGGATACTATCATCCACTTTCTaccaatacatttaaaaacacagagaaatgcaTAGGGGTATACCttttattaaaactcatttaagaagaaacagaaaacctaaacagttctatattcattaaaaaaattaatttatccaTCATCCCTAAGCAACAGACCCAGACAGTGTTAAAGGTGCATTCTTCCCATTTTTGAATAAACCGATTATTCTAATGTTACACAATCCTTATAGAGTATACAAAAAAGAAGGAATCCTTCCCAATTTATGTGGCTAACTGATAAATATAGATACAAAGATCCTACTTAAAACATTAGGAAAGCAATATGCAAAATGTAATTATTCAtcaaaaaagataatatatcctcaagttggatttattctaGGAACCTAAGGTTCATTTAATACTTGAAAGATAAGTAATATAATTTGTAACAATAGTAGgttaaagagaaaaaccatatCATCTAATAGATAAAGACAATTATTCAATATCTATTTAGTATAAAGACTTGGCAAACTAAGACCAGAAGGCAATTTCCCTAACCTGATAAAAAACGTATACTAAAAATCTATAGAAAACATCATACTAGTGATGACCTATTAAAAGCATTCCCTTTGCGATAGGGAATGAGAAAAGGATGGCACCTATCACCACTATTTAATACAGCATTGCAACTACGAAGACTGGTcagtaacaagaagaaaaaggataaagatgggaaaagaagaaacagctgTCATTATTTTTAGGGATGATCGCCACATAGAACTCCCTAAAGTATCTCTAGCTAAATTAGAACaattaataagagaatttagAGAGGTCATGGGATATAAAAGCAATATACAGCacgtgtcacttaacgacagggatacggTCTGATAAAGGCGTTGGTAGGTGATttttgtcgttgtgcaaacatcatagagtggaCTTACACAAAGCTAcatggtctagcctactacacgcccaggctgtatggtactaatcttatgggaccaccatcgtatatgcgttgtatatacattttaaaagatctaaatcaAGGAAGAAATATCCCATGCTCTTAGATGGAAAGCTGTCTAACCTCCCCAACTTTATCTATGGATTTAATGCCATTCGATCAAAATCCTAAGATTCTTTGTGAAACTTCCTGAGCCAATCCTAAGATacacagggaaatgaaaaaagccagtcacaggCCAGGCACACGTGAAGGACCTGATGAGCTTGCCCTACAGGGTGTCAGCGTGGCATAGACACAATTCTGTTTAGATAGACTAGAGCAAGGGCGATCCCAGAAAAAGACCTACAAGCATGTGGAGAATTGATTTATCACAAAGTAGCCTTGAAgacaaggaaggaggagggactgTGTAAGTAAACAGTGCCAGGCCTATTGGATATTAACACAGTCATGGGTCACTTAACGACAGAGAcaccttctgagaaatgcgtcgttaggcgacTTCATCatcgtgtgaacatcacagagcgaacttacacaaacctagttgGTACAGCCTACCACaaacctaggctgtatggtactaatcttatggcaccATCTTTGTCTATGTGGTCTGTCCTTGCCCGatatgtcattatgcagcacatgactatatagaaaaaatgaaattagatctGGTCTctgcaccacacacaaaaatcagcaaTAATGGGTGTAATGGTTAAATTTGTGTCAACCTGGgtcatggggtgcccagatatttggtcaaatattattttgagtgtttctgtgagggtattttCAAATGAGAATGACATTTAAGTCAGTGGACTCTGAGTAAAGCAAACTGCCCCCCAGGATGTGTGTGGGCCGCATGCAATCAGTTGgaggcctaaatagaacaaaaagactgcAAGAGAAAATTCAGACTGGGACTGAACTGGAACTTAGCCTTTCCggagtctccagcctgctggccacTCTGTAGATTtcggacttgccagcctccacgattagatgagccaattccttataatacatctctttttatataaatatacatccttggggctggcccagtggcacagcggttaagtgcgcatgttccactttggtggcccagggttcaccagtccggatcccgggtgcagacacggcactgcttggcacgccatgctgtggtaggtgtcccacgtataaagtagaggaagatgggcacaaatgttagctcagggccagtcttcctcagcaaaaagaggagggttggcagcagatgttagctcagggctaatcttcctcaaaaaaaaaaatatatatatacacacacacacacacatcctattgctTCTGGAGAATCCTCCGTAATACATTGGGTTTAAAAAACTAATTGAAAAGGAATATCTGGATCCAAAATTATgagattattatatatatttcatattataacAGTATTAGTTCTTATACTGCACCAGGAATAGTCGGTACTTTGGAAGACAGAATATGAATTTAAAACGATTGGGGCTAAAATGGGCAAGTTCAAGGGTCCCAGGACTTTCCACTGCACACACTATGGAAAGAAACAAGCTGAATAAACATAAAAGGCAGCCATGGTTATTTGTGTAATGATatcaaaaggaaatagaaattataacGGATCAAAAACATTACCACAGAGTTGTTTCAAGTATGAAGGAATGACACTGCGATGGGTAACATGACATATAGGATTAAGAGAAAGTTCATTTATTATTCAATCACTGAAAACATTTCCTTGATACCGACTCTGCCAGGCACTAGGGATACACAATTAATAAGACACAGTCCTTAATCTCAAGGGGTTCAGAGTTGAGTTGGAGacacacatacattcacaaaACAACAGGATGCAGAAGGATGCTAAGCTTCGTCTAGCTTCCTGATTCCTCTTCCATATCTGTGCCTGCAAAGCTTGAGCCCTGTCACCATCATCGCTGGCGTGGAACCATGACTTTAAGTGGAAGTGGAAGAGGCACAAAgaattaaggaggaaaaaatgcaATCACTGTGAAACAGCA from Equus quagga isolate Etosha38 chromosome 8, UCLA_HA_Equagga_1.0, whole genome shotgun sequence includes the following:
- the LOC124243882 gene encoding proteasome subunit beta type-2-like, with protein sequence MEYLIGIQGPDYVLVASVPVAACNIVQMKDDHDKMFKMSEKILLLCVGEAGDTAQFAEYIQKNVQLYKMRNGYELSPTAAANFTRRNLTDCLRSRTPYHVNLLLAGYNEHEAPALYYMDYLAALAKAPFAAHGYGAFLTLSILDRYYTPTLSRERAVELLRKCLEELQKHFILNLPAFSVRIIDKNGIHKLDNISFPKHGS